One Helianthus annuus cultivar XRQ/B chromosome 12, HanXRQr2.0-SUNRISE, whole genome shotgun sequence genomic region harbors:
- the LOC110898089 gene encoding putative late blight resistance protein homolog R1A-10: MAYTGLKLFMLKLKQMILSNNHPLVTPQFQLLYDGLGLMIQTIFVEKESDLHKLEEVRNLKRRFKDVTKEAHDMLDLFVSAINFKHKICDPISYVFDFSLIIEDVMRSIKSIREDFISILNNTKMELYPRTDSQKTRSAAAGGTSCSRNSPVWEENEIVVGLDPDIDIIRDKLSEDTKKLDVISIVGMGGSGKTTLATKVFNDRFVVYHFRVRGWVTVSQKYEKTDLLNQMLASIGVEMEHDQRDSYSHLREKLHKCLMGKRYLVVIDDIWNNKSWDDLKVVFPDNNNGSRLLVTSRHKRVALHAKSNGLIHQLRYLTDEESWELLHKKVFHGNDFPDVLTVPGMQIARNCHGLPLAVVVIAGVLAKEPVIKDTWERISRRGGSLIVKALALSLNHLPSHLRDCFLYLGSFPEDYRFGVPRLICLWIAQGFIQEVKSQSFEETAKDYLMELVDRNLVVIQDRKFNGAIKTFSLHDVLRELSMEIATKERFCTQVIGWDNCIIAPFKTSRIFIGHDTKLRSLLPFYSYSYESYIIHKCSQSWSAGSETMSSKIFPRRNIIINWLKVPCNLE; the protein is encoded by the coding sequence ATGGCATACACTGGGCTGAAGCTGTTCATGTTGAAACTGAAGCAGATGATTTTAAGTAACAATCATCCACTAGTCACCCCGCAATTCCAACTGCTTTATGACGGGCTTGGATTGATGATCCAAACCATATTCGTTGAAAAAGAAAGTGACCTACATAAGCTTGAGGAAGTAAGAAATCTGAAGAGAAGATTCAAAGATGTAACAAAAGAGGCACACGATATGCTTGATCTGTTTGTCTCCGCGATCAATTTCAAACACAAGATATGTGATCCAATATCTTATGTATTTGACTTCTCTCTGATTATTGAGGATGTTATGAGATCAATCAAGTCTATCAGAGAGGATTTCATTAGCATCCTCAATAACACGAAGATGGAATTATATCCAAGAACCGACAGTCAGAAAACCCGATCTGCCGCTGCTGGTGGAACTTCCTGCTCCAGAAATTCACCAGTATGGGAGGAAAATGAAATCGTAGTGGGTCTTGATCCGGATATTGATATCATACGAGACAAACTTTCCGAGGATACAAAAAAGCTCGATGTCATCTCCATTGTTGGCATGGGTGGATCAGGGAAGACTACCCTTGCTACCAAAGTATTCAATGATCGTTTTGTTGTTTATCATTTCCGGGTACGTGGGTGGGTCACTGTTTCTCAAAAGTATGAAAAGACGGATCTGTTAAATCAAATGCTGGCATCCATCGGAGTTGAAATGGAACATGATCAAAGGGATAGCTACTCTCATCTTCGTGAAAAGTTGCACAAATGCCTCATGGGCAAGAGATATTTAGTTGTCATTGATGATATCTGGAACAATAAGTCTTGGGATGACCTGAAAGTAGTTTTCCCGGATAATAACAATGGAAGTCGACTTCTGGTCACCAGTCGTCACAAGAGAGTTGCTTTACATGCAAAATCAAACGGTCTCATCCATCAGTTAAGATATTTAACAGATGAAGAAAGCTGGGAGTTGCTGCATAAGAAGGTGTTCCATGGCAACGATTTCCCGGACGTGTTAACTGTACCTGGAATGCAAATTGCAAGAAACTGTCATGGATTGCCACTGGCAGTGGTTGTCATTGCAGGAGTTCTAGCAAAAGAACCAGTAATCAAAGACACATGGGAAAGAATTTCTCGACGTGGCGGTTCATTAATCGTCAAGGCGTTGGCTTTGAGTTTGAATCATTTACCTTCTCACTTGAGAGACTGCTTTCTTTATCTAGGAAGCTTCCCAGAAGACTACAGGTTTGGAGTGCCAAGGTTGATCTGTTTATGGATTGCTCAGGGATTTATACAAGAAgtcaaaagtcaaagctttgagGAAACTGCAAAAGATTACCTGATGGAACTGGTCGACAGAAATCTTGTAGTCATACAGGATAGAAAGTTCAACGGAGCCATCAAAACTTTTAGTCTCCATGATGTTTTGAGGGAACTCTCCATGGAAATTGCAACAAAAGAAAGGTTCTGCACACAAGTAATAGGATGGGATAATTGTATCATTGCACCATTCAAGACAAGCCGCATATTCATCGGCCATGACACAAAGCTTCGTTCACTTTTGCCCTTTTATAGCTACTCATATGAAAGTTACATCATTCATAAGTGTTCCCAATCGTGGAGTGCTGGATCTGAAACAATGTCATCTAAAATATTTCCCAGACGAAATATCATTATTAATTGGCTTAAAGTACCTTGCAATTTGGAATGA